Proteins encoded together in one uncultured Sphaerochaeta sp. window:
- a CDS encoding MarR family transcriptional regulator, whose amino-acid sequence MNTSLGRLIAILHRNKQMYLNARLKAYGITSAEVGILMSLYREEGRTQEELSQWLHIDKAATTRTVHALEEKGIIIRKHDDRDRRCNRIYLTEKGKALESSVVPVVRGWSEHISKLAGEDTYNRLCSDLESIFTALKEEPAQ is encoded by the coding sequence ATGAACACCAGTCTTGGGCGCTTGATCGCCATCCTCCACAGAAACAAGCAGATGTATCTCAATGCCCGCTTGAAGGCCTATGGGATAACCAGCGCTGAGGTGGGAATCCTCATGAGCCTCTATCGTGAGGAAGGAAGGACACAGGAGGAACTCTCCCAGTGGCTGCATATCGATAAGGCGGCAACCACACGTACCGTGCATGCCCTCGAAGAGAAGGGAATCATCATACGAAAGCATGATGACAGGGATAGGCGATGCAACCGCATCTATCTCACCGAGAAAGGAAAAGCACTGGAATCTTCAGTAGTTCCTGTGGTCCGTGGCTGGAGTGAACACATCAGTAAACTTGCTGGCGAAGATACCTACAACAGGCTTTGTAGTGATCTGGAATCCATCTTTACAGCACTGAAAGAGGAGCCGGCACAATGA
- a CDS encoding TRAP transporter substrate-binding protein, whose protein sequence is MKKLAFISCILLLVLCACQKEETSHPELVLRHADNQSDGYPTVEAAKYMAQLVKERTDGKIEIRIYPDSTLGSELSVMQQMFYGGIDMSRFSLGTLFKYFPDLWVLQLPYLYSDSEHMWRVLDSEIGDMYLNEVVGNGLLGLAWYDAGARSFYTRTPVSSIASLEDLTIRVMENDMMSRTIELLGAESIQIPYGDVYSALQKLRIDGAENNLPSYVFTGHNQAAPYFYQDEHFRLPEVVVMSVYAQEKVAAIDPSYVEIIQECAKESGLYERKLWKEEESRAYEEAVRSGVVFTIPSEEDLLALRKAMEPLYQELGEKEREIVERIGDM, encoded by the coding sequence ATGAAGAAGTTGGCATTCATCTCATGCATCCTTTTGCTGGTTCTCTGTGCTTGCCAGAAGGAAGAGACAAGCCATCCTGAGCTGGTACTCCGTCATGCCGATAATCAGAGCGATGGGTATCCTACGGTAGAGGCTGCGAAGTATATGGCACAATTGGTGAAAGAGAGAACGGACGGAAAGATAGAAATCCGTATCTATCCGGATAGTACCTTGGGTTCGGAGCTCAGTGTCATGCAACAGATGTTCTATGGTGGTATCGACATGTCACGCTTTTCCTTGGGAACCCTATTCAAATACTTCCCAGATCTTTGGGTACTCCAGTTACCCTATCTTTACTCAGACAGTGAGCATATGTGGAGGGTGCTTGATAGCGAGATTGGGGATATGTATCTCAATGAAGTAGTTGGCAATGGGTTGTTGGGATTGGCTTGGTACGATGCTGGGGCCAGGAGTTTCTATACAAGAACACCCGTCTCCTCTATTGCTTCTCTCGAGGATCTGACCATCCGCGTGATGGAGAATGACATGATGAGCCGTACCATCGAGCTTCTCGGTGCTGAATCTATCCAGATTCCCTATGGGGATGTCTACTCTGCGTTGCAGAAATTACGTATTGATGGGGCGGAGAACAATCTTCCTAGTTATGTTTTTACCGGTCATAACCAAGCCGCTCCCTATTTTTATCAGGATGAGCATTTCCGGTTACCGGAGGTTGTGGTGATGAGTGTGTATGCTCAGGAAAAGGTAGCTGCTATAGACCCGTCATATGTCGAGATCATACAGGAGTGTGCAAAGGAAAGTGGTTTGTATGAGCGAAAGCTCTGGAAGGAAGAGGAGAGCAGGGCTTATGAGGAAGCGGTACGCTCAGGGGTGGTTTTCACTATTCCCAGTGAGGAGGACTTGCTTGCACTGAGGAAAGCCATGGAACCGCTGTATCAGGAGCTCGGGGAAAAGGAGCGGGAGATTGTTGAGAGGATTGGAGATATGTAA
- a CDS encoding HAD family hydrolase codes for MQRPTIAIMYDFDKTLSTKDMQEYTFIPKLGMSAEAFWKKADTLAGAQGMDSILAYMKLMLDESRRHEQSIRRSDFVSLGGSLEFFPGVLSWFDEVNKLGSSMGLDIQHFIISSGLREIIEGSAIGDRFKRIYACEYFYDENGVATWPKLSVNYTAKTQFLFRINKGVLDVHEDQALNAYTAEGERSVPFRNMVYIGDGLTDVPCMKLVKQNGGKSIAVYAKGKEAISYRLMKEDRINFFTEADYTKEGELYSLVKTILTQMQAENTLTEYQRGMKRLAGI; via the coding sequence ATGCAAAGACCAACGATTGCCATCATGTATGATTTTGACAAGACCCTGAGTACCAAGGATATGCAGGAGTATACATTCATCCCCAAGCTTGGGATGTCTGCCGAGGCATTTTGGAAAAAGGCTGACACACTTGCGGGAGCGCAGGGCATGGACAGCATCTTGGCATATATGAAACTGATGCTAGATGAATCCAGACGTCATGAACAGTCGATCAGAAGAAGCGATTTTGTTTCACTGGGGGGGAGCCTTGAATTCTTTCCAGGCGTACTTTCGTGGTTCGATGAGGTGAACAAGCTCGGCTCATCAATGGGCTTGGATATACAACACTTCATTATTTCCTCAGGCTTGCGAGAGATCATCGAAGGATCAGCCATCGGGGACCGGTTCAAGCGAATTTATGCATGTGAGTATTTCTACGATGAGAACGGGGTGGCCACCTGGCCCAAGCTATCGGTCAACTATACAGCCAAGACACAGTTCTTGTTCAGGATCAATAAAGGGGTACTTGATGTGCATGAGGACCAGGCGTTGAATGCCTATACCGCCGAGGGTGAGCGCAGTGTACCTTTCAGGAATATGGTGTATATCGGAGATGGGCTGACCGACGTCCCCTGTATGAAGCTTGTGAAGCAGAATGGTGGAAAGAGCATTGCTGTCTATGCAAAGGGTAAGGAGGCAATCAGCTATCGGTTGATGAAGGAGGACCGTATCAACTTCTTCACTGAGGCCGACTACACCAAAGAGGGAGAGCTCTACTCCTTGGTGAAGACCATCCTCACCCAGATGCAGGCAGAGAATACCCTCACCGAGTACCAACGAGGCATGAAACGCCTTGCTGGAATCTAA
- a CDS encoding TRAP transporter small permease subunit, protein MPKFFARMDKIKLAYDWTDKIVMVICKVLLIVDILITSYAVAGRMLNEYIPFLKDPSWTEEVVLTCMAYMAVLSAALAIRRGTHIRMRAFDKYLPELTIKILDILSDVAVFSLGVVMIYVGWRYAITIGSRGFYVSIPWLSRFWMYFPVPLAGLAMIIFEIEAMYNHLKSFYVKEEEKA, encoded by the coding sequence ATGCCAAAGTTCTTTGCGAGAATGGATAAAATCAAGCTGGCGTATGACTGGACCGATAAGATTGTCATGGTAATTTGCAAAGTTTTGCTTATTGTCGACATCCTCATCACCAGTTATGCAGTAGCCGGACGTATGCTTAATGAATACATACCGTTCCTGAAGGATCCTTCTTGGACGGAAGAGGTGGTCTTGACCTGCATGGCCTATATGGCCGTTCTCTCGGCCGCCCTTGCAATCCGTAGGGGTACCCATATCAGAATGAGGGCCTTTGACAAATATCTCCCTGAACTTACGATAAAGATCCTTGATATTCTCTCGGATGTCGCGGTTTTTAGTCTTGGGGTGGTAATGATTTATGTGGGGTGGCGATATGCCATCACGATTGGGAGCAGGGGTTTTTACGTCTCCATTCCTTGGCTGAGTCGTTTCTGGATGTATTTCCCAGTACCTCTTGCCGGACTTGCCATGATCATCTTTGAGATTGAGGCTATGTATAACCATCTAAAGTCCTTCTATGTGAAGGAAGAGGAGAAAGCATAA
- a CDS encoding YcxB family protein, with translation MTIAVRLSESNFRHFLTFNILKRLKLYKSPVIFASIMSVSAFISFLMHHVEGAVMLGSVLLLVGLGVPVVYFVNFFASLKKQVKLQDLNPPRLVYTIQFSEESDFIEISNDKEQVRYQWKDVYHAYYEKDAIYLFITKDRAFLLPLSLLENCEEVWSIIEKKLGSERYTRKK, from the coding sequence ATGACCATAGCAGTACGCTTAAGCGAGAGCAACTTTAGGCATTTTCTGACCTTCAATATCCTCAAACGACTCAAACTCTATAAGAGCCCCGTTATCTTTGCCTCAATCATGTCAGTCTCAGCCTTTATTAGCTTCTTAATGCACCATGTAGAAGGAGCGGTAATGCTTGGGTCTGTCCTACTCTTGGTAGGTCTTGGGGTTCCGGTTGTCTACTTTGTAAACTTTTTTGCATCACTGAAAAAACAGGTAAAGCTTCAGGACCTGAACCCTCCCCGATTGGTATACACCATCCAGTTTTCAGAAGAATCCGATTTCATTGAAATCTCCAATGATAAGGAACAGGTACGCTATCAATGGAAGGATGTCTATCACGCATATTACGAAAAGGATGCTATATATCTCTTTATTACGAAAGACAGAGCATTCCTGCTCCCCCTGTCATTACTAGAAAACTGTGAAGAAGTTTGGAGCATCATTGAGAAAAAACTCGGCAGCGAGCGATATACCAGAAAGAAGTAA
- a CDS encoding histidine kinase yields MQTISILLNSVRHTRDILSSYRWDFGDVAALVANLRRERDVAEKNLAKIDTSIASIGVEQYLLVSAVDTTQKNCSIYLSQMQDHLIKNKIDEASELYYSDLEPCLNHLYRYTQQLIERAIMDNQSAYDHLIQINEKLDTVYTLTVLVMLLFGFIAFREVIRMLSIVQEMARSSKAITAGDYDRPEILEHRKDEIGDMARAFNEMKHAMRNQVQLLTANNEMEKEIYRKDTEALAMQNLLEREKLQLLRSQVNPHFLFNTINMIKYTAQEEMAEKTDALLSSLCRLFRYSLADNEVLVPLSREIKIVDEYYSLYKARFKEKVSLVWNISPSLVLTETLVPSFFFQPLVENAFKHGLGPKEQPGTVYLSLEEEEGMLSVLVEDDGVGIEEEALKVIRSQLLDPPISGEHIGLYSVAARLKLIDARCIFKVTSEKGKGTKITIKMPLMLNDEEETDD; encoded by the coding sequence GTGCAAACAATCAGTATCCTCCTTAATTCGGTGAGACATACCAGGGATATTCTCTCCTCTTACCGCTGGGATTTTGGGGATGTTGCTGCCCTTGTTGCTAATCTAAGAAGGGAGAGGGATGTAGCAGAGAAAAACCTTGCCAAGATCGATACGTCAATAGCGAGCATTGGTGTAGAGCAGTATCTTCTGGTAAGCGCAGTAGATACTACGCAAAAAAACTGCAGTATCTATCTCTCGCAGATGCAGGATCACCTTATCAAAAACAAGATCGACGAAGCTTCAGAGCTGTATTACTCTGATCTTGAGCCCTGTCTGAACCATCTGTATCGCTATACGCAGCAACTCATAGAGAGAGCAATCATGGATAACCAATCTGCCTATGACCACCTTATCCAGATCAATGAGAAACTCGATACTGTATACACCTTGACGGTGTTGGTGATGCTCTTGTTTGGCTTCATAGCTTTCAGGGAAGTGATCCGGATGCTCTCCATCGTACAGGAGATGGCAAGATCTTCGAAGGCGATTACCGCTGGGGACTATGACAGGCCGGAGATCCTCGAGCATCGTAAGGATGAGATAGGCGACATGGCTCGGGCTTTCAATGAAATGAAGCATGCAATGAGGAACCAAGTACAATTGCTGACGGCAAACAATGAGATGGAGAAGGAGATTTACAGAAAGGATACAGAGGCCCTTGCAATGCAAAACCTTCTTGAACGGGAGAAGCTTCAGCTTTTAAGAAGTCAGGTCAATCCACATTTTCTCTTCAATACCATCAATATGATCAAGTATACCGCGCAGGAGGAGATGGCTGAGAAAACTGATGCCTTGCTCTCATCCCTTTGCCGTCTCTTTCGATATTCCCTGGCTGATAATGAAGTATTGGTCCCTCTCTCCAGGGAGATCAAGATTGTGGATGAGTATTACAGTCTCTATAAAGCTCGTTTCAAGGAGAAGGTATCGCTTGTATGGAATATCTCTCCCTCTTTGGTCCTTACAGAGACCCTTGTTCCTTCCTTTTTCTTCCAGCCCTTGGTGGAAAATGCCTTCAAGCATGGACTTGGTCCCAAGGAACAGCCAGGTACTGTCTACCTCTCCCTTGAGGAGGAAGAGGGAATGCTCTCTGTACTTGTCGAGGATGATGGGGTTGGGATTGAGGAAGAGGCCTTGAAGGTGATTCGCTCCCAGCTTCTCGACCCACCGATATCTGGAGAGCATATTGGTCTCTATTCCGTTGCCGCCCGACTGAAACTTATTGATGCTCGCTGTATCTTTAAGGTGACATCGGAAAAAGGGAAGGGAACCAAAATTACGATCAAGATGCCTTTAATGCTCAACGATGAGGAGGAAACAGATGATTAA
- a CDS encoding TRAP transporter substrate-binding protein, whose protein sequence is MKRVLFVLLALLLCSSMVFAAGGKETAEAGVEKNVKLVYAEVNPLDSIVGKTGLYFKEQVEKLSDGTVTIDIQASGVLGSENDVLDSILGGGTSIDMSRISAFALTSYGAEKSKLLSIPFTFENREHFWAFANSDLAPEFLNEPQEIGLPIRGVFYGEEGFRHFFAAKPISSIKDLAGMKLRVSNDPVMTGMVKGLGASPTVVSFGELYSALQTGVVDGAEQPIANYKANAFQEVAPNLILNGHTLGAIQVVITDTAWNKLSEKQRSAIMEAGKLAQAYNAEISENAENEVLAGLKAEGVNVVDVADKAPWANATKAVIDENTKNQAALYQKIKDMK, encoded by the coding sequence ATGAAACGTGTATTGTTTGTTCTCTTGGCACTCTTGCTCTGTTCATCAATGGTTTTTGCTGCTGGTGGAAAAGAAACCGCGGAAGCTGGGGTTGAAAAAAACGTAAAGCTCGTATATGCAGAAGTTAACCCACTTGATTCCATCGTTGGAAAGACAGGTCTTTATTTCAAGGAACAGGTGGAGAAGCTCTCTGATGGTACAGTAACCATTGATATTCAGGCTTCTGGTGTCCTTGGTTCCGAGAATGACGTTCTCGATTCCATTCTTGGTGGTGGTACATCGATTGATATGTCAAGAATCTCAGCTTTTGCACTTACCAGCTATGGTGCTGAAAAGTCAAAGCTTCTGTCCATCCCATTCACATTTGAGAACAGGGAACACTTCTGGGCATTTGCCAATTCTGATCTTGCTCCTGAATTCCTGAATGAGCCCCAGGAAATTGGTCTACCAATTCGTGGTGTCTTCTATGGTGAGGAAGGTTTCAGGCATTTCTTCGCGGCTAAACCTATTTCCAGCATTAAGGATCTTGCTGGCATGAAGCTTCGTGTGTCCAACGACCCGGTTATGACCGGCATGGTAAAAGGCCTTGGAGCTTCTCCTACGGTTGTCTCTTTTGGCGAGCTGTATTCTGCTCTCCAGACCGGTGTTGTCGACGGAGCTGAGCAGCCGATTGCCAATTACAAGGCCAATGCCTTCCAAGAAGTTGCTCCAAATCTGATTCTCAATGGGCACACCCTCGGTGCTATCCAGGTGGTTATCACTGATACTGCTTGGAATAAGCTTTCTGAGAAGCAGAGAAGTGCCATCATGGAAGCTGGCAAGCTTGCACAGGCGTACAATGCTGAGATCAGCGAGAATGCAGAGAACGAAGTTCTTGCAGGGCTCAAGGCTGAAGGTGTGAATGTGGTTGATGTTGCTGATAAGGCCCCATGGGCAAATGCTACCAAGGCTGTAATCGATGAGAATACAAAGAACCAGGCAGCACTGTATCAGAAAATCAAGGATATGAAATAA
- a CDS encoding MATE family efflux transporter yields the protein MRTTTLEKENPLGTEPIFKLLVRFSVPAIVGMMVNALYNIVDRIYIGNSPSLGADGIAGITIVFPIMIILMAMGVLFGIGGATLFSIRLGQKEQGQAQEVMGNAFFLLVVSGFTFLVLGQIFLTDILILFGASEQVLPYASSYMRIIFFGALFQVTNMGMNNFIRADGNPKIAMLSMFLGAGTNIVLDPIFIYALDWGMAGAAIATVISQMVSFTWVLSYFLGKRSRVKLKLSTIRPRRHNTLLIISLGLPGFVLQITNSLLNIILNKSLLQYGGDLGISAMGIVNSLHTLLIMPVIGIKQGVQPLISFNFGAKKYDRVKDATKLGIISSTAVIMVGYLATRFFPTTMVAMFNRDPALLELGTFALTRWFLLTPLVGFQIIAGNFFQAIGKSRIALLLTLSRQGFFLIPSILLFSHFFGLQGILYSAPISDLLSSLLTAIFFIPGIRDLEKNARSI from the coding sequence ATGAGAACCACCACCCTCGAAAAAGAGAACCCTCTTGGCACTGAACCAATCTTCAAGCTGTTGGTCCGCTTCAGTGTTCCAGCCATCGTAGGGATGATGGTCAATGCACTCTACAACATTGTTGATAGGATCTACATAGGGAACAGCCCATCCCTCGGGGCTGATGGGATTGCCGGTATTACTATTGTCTTTCCAATCATGATCATCCTGATGGCGATGGGGGTACTGTTTGGTATTGGGGGAGCTACGCTCTTTTCCATCCGCCTGGGACAAAAAGAACAAGGGCAAGCACAGGAAGTGATGGGAAATGCCTTCTTCCTGCTTGTGGTCAGTGGGTTCACCTTCCTGGTACTCGGGCAGATCTTTCTTACCGATATTCTCATCCTCTTTGGAGCAAGTGAACAGGTACTTCCCTACGCAAGCAGCTACATGCGCATCATCTTCTTTGGAGCGTTGTTCCAGGTAACCAATATGGGAATGAACAACTTCATTCGCGCTGATGGAAACCCAAAGATTGCCATGCTTTCCATGTTCCTTGGTGCCGGAACCAATATTGTACTCGATCCCATTTTCATCTATGCCTTGGATTGGGGTATGGCAGGGGCTGCCATTGCTACGGTGATCAGCCAGATGGTTTCCTTTACCTGGGTACTCTCCTACTTCCTGGGAAAGCGTAGCAGGGTGAAGCTAAAACTAAGCACCATCCGTCCCCGCCGTCACAATACCCTCTTGATCATAAGCCTCGGATTGCCCGGTTTTGTACTCCAGATAACCAACAGTCTCCTGAACATCATCCTCAATAAATCCCTATTGCAGTATGGAGGGGACCTTGGTATCTCAGCCATGGGAATCGTCAACAGCCTGCACACCCTGCTTATCATGCCGGTTATCGGCATCAAGCAAGGAGTACAGCCTCTGATCAGTTTCAATTTCGGGGCAAAGAAGTATGACCGGGTTAAGGATGCCACCAAGCTTGGCATTATCAGTTCCACCGCTGTGATCATGGTAGGATACCTAGCTACAAGATTCTTCCCGACCACCATGGTGGCAATGTTCAACCGTGACCCGGCACTGCTCGAGCTCGGAACCTTTGCCCTGACACGTTGGTTCCTGCTCACCCCACTGGTAGGGTTTCAGATTATCGCAGGAAACTTTTTCCAAGCAATTGGCAAGAGCAGGATTGCACTCCTGCTCACCCTTTCTAGGCAGGGGTTCTTCCTCATTCCTTCCATCCTGCTCTTCTCACACTTCTTTGGGTTGCAGGGGATCCTCTACTCAGCACCGATTTCCGATCTGCTCTCTTCCCTGCTGACTGCCATCTTCTTCATTCCCGGCATCCGGGACCTTGAGAAGAATGCACGTTCCATTTAG
- a CDS encoding response regulator → MIKILIADDESIEREILCRILSENPLLELYQAENGRLAVTFAELFDVDVVLMDIEMPALDGIEASKQILKAKPYTRIVFITAYSIFSYACEAVKLGAIDYILKPVDKQDVLRAIKRAVSQVEAERQLKAVVPEVANQDLEDDEGTEKAALMMSKVKKYLEHNYMNYDLSLDSVSSLLHINASYLSCIFKRCTGVNFIDYITNLRICAAKEYLSDPFKTITEIATSVGYDSSSYFSRAFKKNTGYTPTEYRKHIARGGSR, encoded by the coding sequence ATGATTAAAATCCTGATTGCCGATGATGAAAGCATCGAAAGAGAGATTCTTTGCAGGATACTCTCTGAAAACCCTCTTCTGGAGCTCTATCAGGCGGAAAACGGGCGATTAGCCGTTACCTTTGCTGAGTTGTTTGATGTGGATGTTGTGCTTATGGATATTGAGATGCCAGCCTTGGATGGAATTGAGGCCTCCAAACAGATACTGAAAGCCAAGCCCTATACCCGAATTGTTTTCATTACAGCCTATAGTATCTTTTCTTACGCTTGTGAAGCGGTAAAGCTGGGAGCCATTGACTATATTCTCAAGCCGGTGGACAAGCAGGATGTCCTTAGGGCCATCAAGCGAGCGGTCAGCCAGGTCGAGGCTGAGCGTCAGCTCAAGGCGGTAGTCCCGGAAGTGGCAAACCAAGACCTCGAGGATGATGAAGGGACCGAAAAGGCAGCCTTGATGATGTCCAAGGTAAAGAAATACCTAGAACACAACTATATGAACTATGATCTCTCCTTGGACTCAGTAAGCTCTCTCTTGCATATCAATGCCTCCTATCTGAGCTGCATTTTCAAGCGTTGCACTGGGGTGAATTTCATTGATTACATCACCAACCTCAGGATCTGTGCTGCAAAGGAATATCTCTCAGATCCTTTCAAGACGATTACTGAGATTGCCACAAGTGTGGGGTACGATAGTTCCAGTTATTTCAGTCGTGCGTTCAAGAAAAACACGGGGTATACCCCAACTGAATACAGAAAGCATATAGCACGGGGAGGAAGCAGATGA
- a CDS encoding TRAP transporter large permease translates to MDANSIAITILLGSFFLMIFLRFPIAYAVALSSIFTMLYQGSSLNDISRLMVKGISSFSLMAVPFFITMGVLMGSGGISQKLIALANACVGWMRGGLAQVNIVASYFFGGISGSAAADTASLGSILIPMMVDEGYDADFSTAVTVTSSCEGLLVPPSHNMVIYATTAGGISVGSLFLAGYLPGALLAITLMIGSYIFSVKRGYPKGAKFSLKNFIIQLGKSIWALAAVVIVVVGVVAGVFTATESAAIAVIYSLIVSVFIYKGLNWKGVWKVLDDCVGTLAIVLILIATSSVFGYILTTLNVPRLAAEAITSLTNNRILIILLLNAILLVLGAIMDMAPIILIATPILLPIATGVAGLDPIQFGIMVVLNCGIGLLTPPVGAVLFIGSAVGKVSMEKVVKATFPFYLCMIIALLLVSFIPEISLILPKIFAGYTPANM, encoded by the coding sequence ATGGACGCAAATAGTATTGCAATTACGATTCTCCTGGGAAGCTTCTTTCTTATGATCTTCCTTCGTTTTCCTATCGCATATGCGGTTGCTCTTTCCTCTATTTTCACCATGCTCTACCAAGGTTCCAGTCTTAATGATATCAGCCGTCTCATGGTTAAAGGCATAAGCTCGTTCTCCCTGATGGCGGTTCCTTTCTTTATTACGATGGGAGTGTTGATGGGCTCTGGTGGTATCTCCCAGAAGTTGATTGCCCTTGCCAATGCCTGTGTAGGTTGGATGAGGGGAGGCCTGGCGCAGGTTAACATCGTAGCATCCTACTTTTTTGGAGGGATCTCCGGGTCAGCCGCCGCCGATACTGCATCCCTTGGTTCCATCTTGATTCCCATGATGGTCGACGAAGGGTATGATGCTGACTTCTCTACCGCTGTTACGGTTACCAGTTCCTGTGAAGGACTTCTTGTTCCTCCCAGTCATAACATGGTCATCTATGCCACCACCGCAGGTGGTATCTCTGTTGGAAGTCTCTTTCTTGCCGGCTACCTTCCCGGCGCACTGCTTGCCATAACCTTGATGATTGGCTCCTATATCTTCTCGGTAAAGAGGGGATATCCCAAGGGAGCAAAGTTCAGTTTAAAGAACTTCATAATCCAGCTCGGAAAATCCATCTGGGCTCTGGCTGCGGTTGTCATTGTTGTCGTCGGTGTTGTTGCAGGTGTATTCACTGCTACAGAATCTGCTGCCATAGCTGTAATCTACTCCTTGATTGTTTCGGTATTTATCTATAAGGGCTTGAATTGGAAGGGTGTTTGGAAAGTTCTCGACGATTGTGTAGGTACCCTTGCTATCGTGCTTATCCTTATTGCTACCTCTTCTGTCTTTGGCTACATCCTTACTACACTCAATGTTCCGCGTCTTGCTGCTGAGGCGATTACCAGCCTTACCAATAACAGGATTCTCATTATCCTGCTGTTGAATGCAATTCTCTTGGTTCTTGGAGCGATCATGGATATGGCACCGATTATTCTTATTGCGACGCCGATTCTGCTTCCTATCGCAACCGGAGTTGCAGGACTTGATCCCATCCAGTTCGGGATCATGGTGGTACTCAACTGTGGTATCGGCCTCTTGACACCACCGGTTGGAGCAGTCCTGTTCATAGGTTCAGCTGTCGGTAAGGTATCTATGGAGAAGGTGGTAAAGGCGACCTTCCCGTTCTACCTCTGTATGATCATCGCACTGCTATTGGTGTCGTTCATACCTGAGATTAGCCTCATCCTACCGAAGATTTTTGCAGGGTATACCCCGGCAAATATGTAG
- a CDS encoding carboxyl transferase domain-containing protein, translating to MADKKKPVLQETVEHIESILSTSQTCEAKSSWDCVLLSRQSGRTGAKAFINMICDQFMELHGDRTYGDDPAMIGGIGMVGGRAVTFIGNRKGANFRENVSCNYGMSNPEGYRKALRLAKQAEKFGRPVVCFIDTPGAYPGLGSEERGIGEAIAQNLKVFSTLKTPVLCFIIGEGGSGGALGIGIGDKLYMLENAVYSVITPEGFASILLRDPSKAKEAAEAMKMTSRHLKEFGVIHDIIEEKSPKETAQLIKETIIRDLDNLCSKRPEHLVRYRLKKIRGIGEVSGGKEWWQPLLEVFTKTQSFR from the coding sequence ATGGCAGACAAGAAGAAACCCGTACTGCAAGAGACGGTAGAACATATTGAATCCATTCTCAGCACCAGCCAGACTTGTGAGGCAAAATCATCATGGGATTGTGTGCTTCTCTCCCGCCAAAGTGGAAGAACAGGAGCAAAGGCCTTCATCAACATGATCTGTGACCAGTTCATGGAGCTGCACGGGGACAGAACCTATGGGGATGATCCTGCCATGATCGGTGGCATTGGAATGGTAGGGGGCAGGGCCGTCACTTTCATCGGAAACCGGAAGGGTGCCAATTTCAGGGAGAATGTTTCCTGCAACTATGGAATGAGTAATCCTGAAGGATATCGTAAGGCGTTGCGTCTTGCCAAGCAGGCAGAGAAATTCGGCCGTCCCGTGGTCTGTTTCATTGACACCCCTGGAGCATACCCCGGACTTGGGAGTGAGGAGAGGGGAATAGGGGAGGCAATCGCCCAGAACCTGAAGGTGTTCTCAACACTCAAGACTCCAGTGCTCTGTTTTATCATTGGAGAAGGTGGTAGTGGAGGAGCCTTGGGTATCGGCATCGGGGATAAGCTCTACATGCTGGAGAATGCTGTATATTCAGTCATTACCCCTGAAGGGTTCGCTTCCATCCTGCTTCGTGATCCATCGAAAGCCAAGGAGGCGGCTGAGGCCATGAAGATGACCAGCCGGCACCTGAAGGAGTTCGGGGTCATTCATGACATCATTGAGGAAAAGAGTCCAAAAGAGACAGCTCAGTTGATCAAGGAAACCATAATTCGTGACCTTGACAACCTCTGCAGCAAGCGGCCTGAGCACCTGGTACGATACCGGTTGAAAAAGATTCGTGGTATCGGGGAAGTCAGTGGGGGAAAGGAGTGGTGGCAACCGCTTCTTGAGGTTTTCACCAAGACCCAGAGCTTCCGCTAA